A DNA window from Streptomyces sp. 71268 contains the following coding sequences:
- a CDS encoding low temperature requirement protein A encodes MVARLASEEHRTATVLELFFDLCFVTAVAQAALAFEHELAEGHVGHGVLGYVLVFFAIWWAWMNFTWFASAYDTDDVPYRLLTLVQIVGALIMAAGAADALKDDDFTVITWGYVVMRLAMVTQWLRAARADPERRRTCLRYAVGILVVQIGWVVRLALPDGAGLPAFGLLVLAELAVPAWAERATTTTWHPHHIAERYGLFTLIVLGETITAATGAVRTALDTDASIGDLAPLVVGGVLTVFALWWLYFAQHAPRRLTGLPNALLWGYGHYLVFASAAAAGAGLAVNVAHATDHGHLSDRAAAAAYTIPVAVFITLVWLLHHRAAELRNPADVIHPLAVLAILASTLLPAPAPVLVTGVLAALLIAATLVLTARAAARSRERSPT; translated from the coding sequence ATGGTGGCGCGGTTGGCCAGTGAGGAGCATCGCACCGCGACCGTGCTGGAGCTGTTCTTCGACCTCTGCTTCGTCACCGCCGTGGCTCAGGCGGCCCTCGCGTTCGAGCACGAGTTGGCCGAGGGGCACGTCGGACACGGGGTGCTCGGCTACGTGCTCGTGTTCTTCGCGATCTGGTGGGCCTGGATGAACTTCACCTGGTTCGCCTCCGCGTACGACACCGACGACGTGCCGTACCGGCTGCTCACCCTGGTCCAGATCGTCGGCGCCCTGATCATGGCCGCCGGCGCGGCCGACGCGCTCAAGGATGACGACTTCACCGTCATCACCTGGGGCTACGTCGTCATGCGGCTCGCCATGGTCACCCAGTGGCTGCGGGCCGCCCGCGCTGATCCCGAGCGGCGGCGTACGTGTCTGCGGTACGCGGTGGGCATCCTCGTGGTGCAGATCGGGTGGGTGGTGCGGCTCGCCCTGCCCGACGGCGCCGGCCTCCCCGCGTTCGGGCTCCTCGTGCTGGCCGAACTCGCCGTCCCCGCGTGGGCCGAACGGGCGACCACCACCACCTGGCACCCGCACCACATCGCCGAGCGCTACGGACTGTTCACCCTGATCGTGCTCGGCGAGACCATCACGGCGGCCACCGGCGCCGTCCGTACGGCCCTGGACACCGACGCGAGCATCGGCGACCTCGCGCCGCTCGTCGTCGGGGGCGTCCTCACCGTGTTCGCCCTGTGGTGGCTCTACTTCGCCCAGCACGCGCCCCGCCGCCTCACCGGCCTGCCCAACGCGCTGCTGTGGGGGTACGGGCACTACCTGGTCTTCGCCTCCGCGGCCGCCGCCGGCGCCGGGCTCGCGGTCAACGTGGCGCACGCGACCGACCACGGGCACCTCAGCGACCGCGCGGCCGCCGCCGCGTACACGATCCCGGTGGCCGTCTTCATCACCCTCGTGTGGCTGCTGCACCACCGCGCCGCCGAGCTGCGTAACCCGGCCGACGTCATCCACCCGCTGGCCGTACTCGCCATCCTGGCCAGCACCTTGTTGCCCGCCCCCGCACCGGTCCTGGTCACCGGCGTCCTGGCGGCGCTCCTCATCGCCGCCACCCTGGTCCTGACCGCGCGCGCCGCCGCCCGCTCCCGCGAGCGCTCCCCCACCTGA
- a CDS encoding DUF4073 domain-containing protein has protein sequence MKRTVVSAAAVLTAAVGLAAAALVPAGAAPGGHEARDRHRDVTFDVVSDVQGDTADLGRALDQMKGLPGKSSALVVNGDITNRGYPHEYQEVRKTLDAHPHPKKTYFTIGNHEFYVPKYCDASKLCQDTWPNGTKESELFQNFYDFTGLDKVYYERVVDGVPMLMLGTEKYMKYHDAKKWDEVWMSEEQLAWLDARLRYWERKGKPVMVFSHHVLPDTVSGTRNKMYGGDYLQADRLLGILGKYKDAVLFTSHTHWSLGLSDWAVRKVVPGTGNLEGFTVVNTGAVQTSFIDDGKGGETSMSGKENTGLRVRVGKKEVVLKARDYLRNQWIKELRIPLHRGR, from the coding sequence GTGAAACGCACCGTAGTGTCCGCCGCCGCCGTTCTCACCGCCGCCGTCGGCCTCGCCGCCGCGGCCCTCGTCCCCGCCGGCGCCGCGCCCGGTGGCCACGAGGCCAGAGACCGGCACAGAGACGTGACCTTCGACGTCGTCAGCGACGTCCAGGGGGACACGGCCGACCTCGGCCGGGCCCTCGACCAGATGAAGGGGTTGCCCGGCAAGAGCAGCGCCCTGGTCGTCAACGGCGACATCACCAACCGTGGTTACCCGCACGAGTACCAGGAGGTGCGCAAGACGCTGGACGCGCACCCGCACCCGAAGAAGACGTACTTCACCATCGGCAACCACGAGTTCTACGTGCCGAAGTACTGCGACGCGTCCAAGCTCTGTCAGGACACCTGGCCCAACGGGACCAAGGAAAGCGAACTCTTCCAGAACTTCTACGACTTCACCGGACTCGACAAGGTCTATTACGAGCGCGTCGTGGACGGCGTGCCGATGCTGATGCTCGGCACCGAGAAGTACATGAAGTACCACGACGCCAAGAAGTGGGACGAGGTGTGGATGAGCGAGGAGCAGTTGGCCTGGCTCGACGCGCGCCTTCGGTACTGGGAGCGCAAGGGTAAGCCGGTGATGGTCTTCTCGCACCACGTGCTGCCCGACACCGTCTCCGGCACCCGCAACAAGATGTACGGCGGCGACTACCTCCAGGCCGACCGGCTGCTGGGCATTCTCGGCAAGTACAAGGACGCGGTGCTGTTCACCTCGCACACGCACTGGAGCCTGGGCCTGTCCGACTGGGCCGTGCGCAAGGTCGTGCCCGGCACCGGCAACCTGGAGGGCTTCACGGTCGTGAACACCGGCGCCGTCCAGACCTCGTTCATCGACGACGGCAAGGGCGGCGAGACGTCGATGTCCGGCAAGGAGAACACCGGGCTGCGCGTGCGGGTGGGCAAGAAGGAGGTCGTCCTCAAGGCCCGCGACTACCTGCGCAACCAGTGGATCAAGGAACTGCGCATCCCGCTCCACCGGGGCCGCTGA
- a CDS encoding family 2 encapsulin nanocompartment cargo protein terpene cyclase, with translation MAQPFELPDFYMPYPARLNPHVETAREHSSQWAREMDMLEGSGIWDQSDLDAHDYALLCAYTHPDTSAEALSLVTDWYVWVFFFDDYFLDKFKRTQDREAGKAHLARLPAFMPMDLATPMPEPENPVEAGLADLWRRTVPSMSMEWRARFAESTENLLNESLWELSNINAGRVSNPVEYIEMRRKVGGAPWSSGLVEYAVGAEVPARVAASRPLRVLRDAFSDGVHLRNDLFSYQREIEEEGELSNGVLVLERFLDCTTQEAADAVNDLLTSRLQQFENTTLLELPQLFADQGLSPRECADVLLYVKGLQDWQSGGHEWHMRSSRYMNGGGADAPAGLTPWGPFVLTGLGTESANIKSLIALTGAKRLRSYSHVPFTKVGPSRIPDLNPPFPLQLSPHLEGSRRHVIDWAHRMGILEAQPGVPNSDVWNEELLAGYDLALCSAGLDPDATPEELDLSACWLAWGTYGDDYYPVVFGAPRDLAGAKRCTARLSACMPLDDSTPPEPVNALERGLIDLWSRTAGPMDPADRAKFRAAIENMTASWLWELENQFHNRVPDPIDYIEMRRHTFGSDLTMSLCRLRHSKQVPPAVYESGPMRSLESAVSDYATLLNDVFSYQKEIEYEGEIHNGVLVVQKFFDIDYPTALRLVHELMESRLSQFLHVAEHELPVLYDDFELSAEARHEVDTYVAELKDWIAGILNWHRECVRYKEADLRRNFAPRTDWVAGGPTGLGTSAARVRLPASASASASGAWLPTAS, from the coding sequence ATGGCGCAGCCATTTGAATTGCCGGACTTCTACATGCCCTATCCGGCACGGCTGAACCCGCATGTCGAGACGGCCCGGGAACACTCCAGCCAGTGGGCCCGGGAAATGGACATGTTGGAGGGTTCCGGGATCTGGGACCAGAGCGATCTGGACGCCCACGACTACGCCCTGCTCTGCGCCTACACCCACCCCGACACCTCGGCCGAAGCCCTTTCGCTGGTCACCGACTGGTACGTGTGGGTCTTCTTCTTCGACGACTACTTCCTGGACAAGTTCAAGCGCACCCAGGACCGCGAGGCCGGCAAGGCGCACCTGGCCCGGCTGCCCGCCTTCATGCCGATGGACCTGGCCACGCCCATGCCCGAGCCGGAGAACCCGGTCGAGGCCGGCCTCGCCGACCTGTGGCGGCGCACCGTCCCCAGCATGTCGATGGAGTGGCGGGCCCGCTTCGCCGAGAGCACCGAGAACCTGCTCAACGAGTCGCTGTGGGAGCTGTCCAACATCAACGCCGGCCGGGTCTCCAACCCGGTGGAGTACATCGAGATGCGCCGCAAGGTCGGCGGCGCGCCCTGGTCGTCGGGGCTGGTGGAGTACGCGGTGGGCGCCGAGGTCCCGGCCAGGGTCGCCGCGTCGCGCCCGCTGCGTGTGCTGCGGGACGCCTTCTCGGACGGCGTGCACCTGCGCAACGACCTCTTCTCGTACCAGCGCGAGATCGAGGAGGAGGGCGAGCTGAGCAACGGCGTCCTCGTCCTGGAGCGGTTCCTCGACTGCACCACGCAGGAGGCCGCGGACGCCGTCAACGACCTGCTCACCTCCCGCCTCCAGCAGTTCGAGAACACCACCCTGCTCGAACTCCCCCAACTCTTCGCCGACCAGGGCCTGAGCCCGCGGGAGTGCGCCGACGTGCTGCTGTACGTCAAGGGGCTCCAGGACTGGCAGTCCGGCGGGCACGAGTGGCACATGCGCTCCAGCCGCTACATGAACGGCGGCGGGGCCGACGCGCCCGCCGGCCTCACGCCGTGGGGCCCGTTCGTGCTCACCGGGCTCGGCACCGAGTCGGCGAACATCAAGTCGCTGATCGCCCTCACCGGGGCCAAGCGGCTGCGCTCGTACAGCCACGTGCCGTTCACCAAGGTCGGCCCGTCCCGCATCCCCGACCTCAACCCGCCCTTCCCGCTCCAGCTCAGCCCGCACCTGGAGGGTTCGCGCCGGCACGTCATCGACTGGGCGCACCGGATGGGCATCCTGGAGGCCCAGCCGGGCGTGCCCAACTCGGACGTGTGGAACGAGGAGTTGCTGGCCGGCTACGACCTCGCCCTGTGCTCGGCCGGCCTGGACCCGGACGCCACGCCGGAGGAGCTGGACCTCAGCGCGTGCTGGCTGGCCTGGGGCACGTACGGCGACGACTACTACCCCGTCGTCTTCGGCGCCCCGCGCGACCTGGCCGGCGCCAAGCGGTGCACGGCGCGGCTGTCCGCCTGCATGCCGCTGGACGACTCGACGCCGCCGGAGCCGGTGAACGCCCTCGAACGCGGCCTCATCGACCTCTGGTCCCGCACCGCGGGCCCGATGGACCCCGCCGACCGCGCCAAGTTCCGCGCGGCGATCGAGAACATGACGGCGAGCTGGCTGTGGGAGCTGGAGAACCAGTTCCACAACCGCGTGCCGGACCCCATCGACTACATCGAAATGCGCCGCCACACCTTCGGCTCCGACCTGACCATGAGCCTGTGCCGGCTGCGGCACAGCAAGCAGGTGCCGCCGGCGGTATACGAGAGCGGCCCGATGCGCTCCCTGGAGAGCGCGGTCTCCGACTACGCGACGCTGCTCAACGACGTCTTCTCGTACCAGAAGGAGATCGAGTACGAGGGTGAGATCCACAACGGCGTGCTGGTCGTGCAGAAGTTCTTCGATATCGACTACCCGACGGCCCTGCGCCTGGTGCACGAGCTGATGGAGTCCAGGCTGAGCCAGTTCCTGCACGTCGCGGAGCACGAACTGCCTGTCCTGTACGACGACTTCGAGCTGTCGGCGGAGGCGCGGCACGAGGTCGACACGTACGTGGCCGAGTTGAAGGACTGGATCGCCGGCATCCTCAACTGGCACCGCGAGTGCGTCCGCTACAAGGAGGCCGACCTGCGCCGCAACTTCGCCCCGAGGACGGACTGGGTCGCGGGCGGCCCGACGGGGTTGGGCACGTCGGCGGCCCGCGTGCGGTTGCCGGCGTCAGCGTCGGCTTCGGCTTCGGGGGCGTGGTTGCCTACGGCGTCGTGA
- a CDS encoding SDR family NAD(P)-dependent oxidoreductase produces MTAPTAVITGASSGIGAATARRLAAAGYRVILTARRADRIEALAAELTAAGRQAVAYPLDVTDREAVDAFAATLEDYPSVDVLVNNAGGALGADPVATADPEDWRTMYETNVLGTLHLTQALLPALTATGRRAATESGGSGAGTVVVVSSTAGLATYEGGGGYVAAKHGAHVLAETLRLELCGTPIRVIEVAPGMVKTEEFASTRFKGDLEKAAAVYAGVAEPLTADDVADTIEWAVTRPSHVNIDLLVVRPRAQASNYKVHRES; encoded by the coding sequence GTGACCGCACCCACCGCCGTCATCACGGGCGCGAGCAGCGGCATCGGGGCCGCGACCGCGCGCCGGTTGGCCGCCGCCGGCTACCGGGTCATCCTCACCGCCCGCCGCGCCGACCGGATCGAGGCGCTGGCCGCCGAGCTGACGGCGGCCGGGCGGCAGGCCGTCGCGTACCCGCTGGACGTCACCGACCGCGAGGCCGTGGACGCCTTCGCCGCCACGCTCGAAGACTACCCCTCCGTGGACGTCCTGGTGAACAACGCGGGCGGGGCGCTGGGCGCGGACCCGGTGGCCACGGCCGACCCGGAGGACTGGCGCACCATGTACGAGACCAACGTGCTCGGCACCCTCCACCTCACCCAGGCCCTGCTCCCGGCCCTGACCGCGACGGGCCGGCGGGCCGCGACGGAGTCGGGCGGCTCGGGCGCGGGCACCGTCGTCGTCGTGTCGTCCACGGCCGGGCTCGCGACGTACGAGGGCGGCGGCGGGTACGTGGCGGCCAAGCACGGCGCGCACGTGCTGGCCGAGACGCTGCGGCTGGAACTGTGCGGCACCCCGATCCGGGTCATCGAGGTCGCGCCGGGCATGGTGAAGACCGAGGAGTTCGCCAGCACGCGCTTCAAGGGCGACCTGGAGAAGGCCGCAGCCGTGTACGCGGGCGTCGCCGAGCCGCTGACGGCGGACGACGTCGCCGACACCATCGAGTGGGCCGTCACCCGGCCCAGCCACGTCAACATCGACCTGCTCGTCGTCCGCCCGCGCGCCCAGGCGTCCAACTACAAGGTGCACCGGGAGAGTTGA
- a CDS encoding helix-turn-helix transcriptional regulator, translating to MAETSHTLGERVRDLRKRRSLSQQALARAAGLSHSTVRKLEQGTGGETRLETARALALALRVPTTYLLRRDPEAADPHVEGQWAPVRDALFAPPVTDYVEDDAPTSAGLRAALRAAEPLFARDRFAELAVILPSLLRDADALDNSDREARAVRCRLLQLTGWLLTQTRQYESAEHALTQATAASADRLDGSASVNTMAWLLLRTGQLSEARELAVRWGDDMEPRLSRATADELSAWGWMMLRVTAAAVRDARPDEAADALRMAHAAATALGREHAPRADFLRTFGPVTVALKRAESAAVAGKPDVVLSLASEIPSGGLRPTSNNRNRHLLDVADAHARLRRYDQAMEVLYGIQSASPEWLPRQRYAQDIATRVIRKRRTLTPDMRRLADAIGVPL from the coding sequence ATGGCTGAGACCTCCCACACGCTCGGTGAGCGTGTCCGTGATCTACGCAAGCGCCGCAGCCTCTCGCAACAGGCTCTGGCCCGTGCTGCCGGGCTGTCCCACTCCACCGTGCGGAAGCTGGAACAGGGCACGGGCGGGGAGACCCGGCTGGAGACCGCCCGCGCCCTCGCTCTCGCGCTGCGCGTGCCAACGACGTACCTGCTGCGCCGTGACCCCGAGGCCGCCGACCCGCACGTGGAAGGTCAATGGGCGCCGGTACGTGATGCGCTCTTCGCCCCACCGGTAACGGACTACGTTGAGGATGACGCACCCACCTCGGCGGGCTTGCGGGCCGCATTGCGAGCGGCTGAACCGCTGTTCGCCAGGGACCGGTTCGCCGAGCTTGCCGTCATCCTGCCGTCGTTGCTCCGAGACGCTGACGCTCTGGACAACAGTGACCGCGAGGCCCGCGCTGTTCGGTGCAGGCTGCTCCAGCTCACCGGGTGGCTGCTCACGCAGACGCGCCAGTACGAGTCTGCCGAGCACGCCCTCACCCAGGCCACGGCGGCCTCAGCCGATCGCCTGGATGGCTCGGCATCGGTCAATACGATGGCTTGGTTGCTGTTGCGTACCGGGCAGTTGTCGGAAGCGCGCGAGCTGGCCGTTCGGTGGGGTGACGACATGGAGCCCCGGTTGTCCCGGGCCACGGCGGACGAACTGTCCGCGTGGGGATGGATGATGCTGCGAGTCACGGCGGCGGCGGTGCGAGACGCGCGGCCCGACGAGGCGGCGGACGCCTTGCGCATGGCGCACGCGGCGGCGACTGCCCTGGGCCGCGAGCACGCTCCCCGGGCAGACTTCCTGCGCACGTTCGGCCCTGTCACGGTGGCGTTGAAGCGGGCCGAGAGCGCTGCGGTCGCCGGCAAGCCGGATGTGGTGCTGAGCCTGGCGAGCGAGATCCCCTCTGGTGGCCTGCGCCCCACCAGCAACAATCGCAATCGTCACCTGCTGGACGTGGCCGACGCGCATGCCCGCCTGCGTCGGTACGACCAGGCCATGGAGGTGCTGTACGGCATCCAGAGCGCGTCCCCCGAGTGGCTGCCGCGCCAGCGGTACGCACAGGACATCGCGACCAGGGTCATCCGCAAGCGGCGGACGCTGACCCCGGACATGCGACGCCTGGCTGACGCGATCGGCGTGCCGCTGTAG
- a CDS encoding aldo/keto reductase — MTSDQRPALAAGDYTLGTDLPVTRLGFGSMQLTGPGVWGEPKDPDEAVRVLRRAVELGVDFIDTADSYGPAVAEPLIKRALHPYPDGLVIATKAGLTRTGPDQWVPVGRPEYLRQQVELSLRFLGVDRIDLLQLHRIDPKVPLADQVGALKELRDEGKIRHIGLSEVSIADVEEAAKVAPIVSVQNLFNLADRTAEPLLDYATEHGIGFIPWYPLATGRLAQDDGPLAALAEQRGVSPSQLALAWLLKRSPAMLPIPGTSSVAHLDENVRAATIELSDDEFDALSRAV, encoded by the coding sequence GTGACCTCGGACCAGCGACCCGCCCTGGCGGCTGGCGATTACACCCTGGGCACTGACCTCCCGGTCACCCGCCTCGGCTTTGGCTCGATGCAACTGACCGGGCCGGGTGTCTGGGGCGAACCGAAGGACCCGGACGAGGCCGTACGGGTGCTGCGCCGGGCGGTGGAACTCGGCGTGGACTTCATCGACACGGCCGACTCCTACGGCCCCGCGGTCGCCGAACCGCTCATCAAGCGCGCCCTGCACCCGTACCCGGACGGCCTGGTCATCGCGACCAAGGCCGGCCTCACCCGCACCGGGCCCGACCAGTGGGTCCCGGTCGGCCGGCCCGAATACCTGCGCCAGCAGGTGGAGTTGAGCCTGCGCTTCCTCGGCGTGGACCGGATCGACCTGCTCCAGTTGCACCGGATCGACCCCAAGGTGCCCCTCGCGGACCAGGTCGGGGCGTTGAAGGAGTTGCGGGACGAGGGGAAGATCCGGCACATCGGGCTCTCCGAGGTGTCCATAGCGGACGTCGAGGAGGCGGCGAAGGTGGCGCCGATCGTCTCCGTGCAGAACCTGTTCAACCTGGCCGACCGCACGGCCGAGCCGCTGCTCGACTACGCCACCGAGCACGGCATCGGCTTCATCCCGTGGTACCCGCTGGCCACCGGGCGGCTGGCGCAGGACGACGGCCCGCTGGCCGCGCTGGCCGAGCAGCGCGGCGTGAGCCCGTCGCAACTTGCCCTGGCCTGGCTGCTCAAGCGCTCGCCGGCGATGCTGCCGATCCCGGGCACCTCGTCCGTGGCCCACCTGGACGAGAACGTGCGCGCCGCCACCATCGAACTCTCCGACGACGAGTTCGACGCGCTGTCCCGGGCCGTCTAG
- a CDS encoding helix-turn-helix transcriptional regulator — MPRRARMPYSNVPTSLLTNGQRLARIRDRRRWTQTRLSTESGYSLSAVKKFEQGRRSLDRADVILRFARALDCHPTEITGQPYSPPDGDLDGHSAVLSIAAIRRALLRHGRPSRPSEQEVAGVNMEDLRARVAEANGYRQKSVLVSSGRVLPALLRDLQVAVDVVPESDRWQAHDLLASAYECAMQLLYKLGRGSDATLATERVVWSTMETGDPLRALSGHWYESGEFMAIGEHEEAGAIIDGALTELDRCATSPEQVLLKGAFHLKASLNHARAGEPKSAEKHLALAGKLAETLGGDRNDFQLQFGPTNVAIWSVSLPVEVGQGREAVRRAAQVTPRLPADYARERRSHYFIDVGRAHHYNGRNDEALESFLHAERLAPQATRMHPAVHETMNVILNSRRRTDAYEFALRLGLL, encoded by the coding sequence ATGCCGAGGAGGGCCCGCATGCCTTACTCCAATGTTCCGACGAGCTTGCTTACAAATGGCCAGCGCCTTGCCCGTATAAGGGATCGCCGCCGGTGGACTCAGACTCGCCTCTCAACGGAGAGCGGCTATTCGCTTTCCGCCGTGAAGAAGTTCGAGCAAGGGCGCCGTTCGCTGGATCGTGCGGACGTCATTCTGCGGTTCGCGCGGGCCCTCGACTGCCACCCCACCGAGATCACCGGACAGCCGTATTCTCCGCCCGACGGTGATCTCGACGGGCATTCGGCCGTGTTGTCGATCGCCGCCATCCGTCGCGCGCTCCTGCGGCACGGCCGCCCCTCGCGGCCGTCGGAGCAGGAGGTCGCGGGCGTCAATATGGAAGACCTTCGGGCGCGCGTCGCCGAGGCGAACGGATATCGGCAGAAATCCGTGCTCGTCAGTAGCGGCAGGGTTCTGCCCGCTCTGTTGCGTGATCTGCAAGTCGCCGTAGACGTGGTCCCGGAGTCGGATCGGTGGCAGGCGCACGACTTGTTGGCGTCCGCGTACGAGTGCGCCATGCAACTGCTGTATAAGCTCGGGCGCGGCTCGGATGCCACGCTGGCCACCGAGCGGGTGGTCTGGTCCACGATGGAGACGGGCGATCCGCTACGGGCGTTGTCAGGTCACTGGTACGAGAGCGGCGAGTTCATGGCCATCGGTGAACACGAGGAAGCCGGCGCCATTATTGACGGGGCGCTCACCGAGCTTGATCGATGCGCTACCAGCCCCGAGCAGGTCTTGCTCAAGGGGGCGTTTCACCTCAAGGCCAGCCTGAACCACGCGCGGGCCGGTGAGCCGAAGTCCGCGGAAAAGCACCTCGCTCTGGCTGGCAAACTGGCCGAAACGTTGGGGGGCGACCGCAACGACTTCCAACTGCAATTCGGCCCGACGAATGTCGCCATCTGGTCGGTATCGCTGCCGGTTGAAGTGGGGCAAGGGCGGGAAGCGGTACGCCGCGCCGCACAGGTGACGCCGCGTCTTCCTGCGGATTACGCGCGCGAGCGCCGTAGCCACTACTTCATCGACGTCGGCCGTGCGCACCACTACAACGGGCGAAATGACGAAGCGCTGGAGTCCTTCCTGCACGCTGAACGGCTGGCGCCGCAGGCGACGCGGATGCACCCAGCGGTGCACGAAACCATGAACGTCATCCTGAACTCACGACGTCGAACCGACGCGTACGAGTTCGCGCTACGGCTCGGTCTGCTGTGA
- a CDS encoding YnfA family protein: MLVARSIALFVLAALLEIGGAWLVWQGVREHRGWLWIGAGVMALGAYGFVATLQPDAEFGRILAAYGGVFVAGSLAWGVVADGYRPDRYDVVGALTCLVGVGIIMYAPRGG, translated from the coding sequence ATGCTCGTCGCCCGGTCCATCGCCCTGTTCGTCCTCGCCGCCCTCTTGGAGATCGGCGGCGCCTGGCTGGTCTGGCAGGGCGTGCGGGAGCACCGGGGGTGGCTGTGGATCGGGGCCGGGGTGATGGCGCTGGGGGCGTACGGCTTCGTCGCGACGCTCCAGCCGGACGCCGAGTTCGGGCGCATTCTGGCCGCGTACGGCGGGGTCTTCGTCGCGGGCTCGCTCGCCTGGGGCGTGGTGGCCGACGGCTACCGCCCGGACCGGTACGACGTCGTCGGCGCGCTGACCTGCCTGGTCGGCGTCGGGATCATCATGTACGCGCCGCGCGGCGGCTGA
- a CDS encoding amidinotransferase, translated as MSAAPPGAAGGAAGPLASPVSSHNEWDPLEEIVVGRLDGATIPSRHPVVSCNVPPWAARLQGLAAGRRYPRALIEPARHELDQFVALLESLGVTVRRPDPVEHRRRFGTPDWTSRGFCNTCPRDSMLVVGDEIIETPMAWPCRYFETHSYRTLLKDYFRRGARWTAAPRPQLTDALYEEGFRPPGPGEPMRYILTEFEPVFDAADFVRAGRDLFVTRSNVTNRMGIDWLRRHLGPGYRVHEVESRCRTPMHIDTTFLPLAPGRVLVNPEYVNVDRLPDALRSWDVLVAPEPDPLREPLLRTTSLCGKWLSMNVLMLDEKRVIAERHHTGMLRALERWGFEPVPCDLLHYAPFGGSFHCATLDIRRRGTLESYCS; from the coding sequence GTGAGCGCGGCGCCCCCGGGCGCGGCTGGCGGCGCCGCCGGGCCCCTGGCCTCGCCGGTCAGCTCGCACAACGAGTGGGACCCGCTGGAGGAGATCGTCGTCGGGCGCCTGGACGGCGCGACGATCCCGTCCAGGCACCCCGTGGTGAGCTGCAACGTCCCGCCCTGGGCGGCCCGCCTCCAGGGGCTCGCCGCCGGCCGCCGGTACCCGCGCGCGCTGATCGAGCCGGCGCGGCACGAGCTCGACCAGTTCGTCGCCCTCCTGGAGTCCCTCGGCGTCACGGTCAGGCGGCCGGACCCGGTCGAGCACCGGAGGCGCTTCGGCACCCCCGACTGGACCTCACGCGGCTTCTGCAACACCTGCCCGCGCGACAGCATGCTCGTGGTCGGCGACGAGATCATCGAGACCCCGATGGCCTGGCCGTGCCGGTACTTCGAGACACACTCGTACCGCACGCTTCTGAAGGACTACTTCCGGCGCGGCGCGCGCTGGACGGCGGCGCCGAGACCACAGCTCACCGACGCGCTGTACGAGGAGGGCTTCCGGCCGCCGGGCCCCGGCGAGCCGATGCGCTACATCCTGACCGAGTTCGAACCGGTCTTCGACGCGGCTGACTTCGTACGCGCCGGCCGCGACCTGTTCGTCACCCGCAGCAACGTCACCAACCGGATGGGCATCGACTGGCTGCGCCGCCACCTCGGCCCCGGCTACCGCGTCCACGAGGTGGAGAGCCGCTGCCGCACGCCGATGCACATCGACACCACGTTCCTGCCGCTCGCGCCGGGCAGGGTGCTGGTCAACCCGGAGTACGTGAACGTCGACCGGCTGCCCGACGCCCTGCGCTCGTGGGACGTGCTGGTCGCCCCCGAGCCCGACCCGCTGCGCGAGCCCCTGTTGCGGACGACCTCGCTGTGCGGCAAGTGGCTCAGCATGAACGTCCTCATGCTCGACGAGAAGCGGGTGATCGCCGAGCGGCACCACACCGGCATGCTGCGCGCCCTGGAGCGCTGGGGCTTCGAGCCCGTCCCGTGCGACCTGCTCCACTACGCGCCGTTCGGCGGCTCGTTCCACTGCGCGACACTCGACATCCGGCGCCGGGGAACCCTGGAGAGCTACTGCTCCTGA